The Streptomyces sp. ALI-76-A nucleotide sequence CATCGCCCGCGCCGACGAGCTCTGGAAGCAGCGCTGGGGAAACGTGCCGTCCATGGCCGCGATCACCTCGATCATGCGCGCGCAGCAGATCCTGCTCGCCGAGGTCGACGCCGTGGTCAAGCCGTACGGACTGACGTTCGCGCGCTACGAGGCGCTGGTGCTGCTCACCTTCTCCAAGGCCGGTGAACTGCCGATGTCGAAGATCGGCGAGCGGCTCATGGTGCACCCCACGTCGGTGACCAACACCGTCGACCGCCTGGTGAAGTCGGGCCTGGTGGCCAGGCGCCCCAACCCCAACGACGGCCGCGGCACCCTCGCCACCATCACCGAAAAGGGCCGCGAGGTCGTCGACGCGGCCACCCGCGACCTGATGGCGATGGACTTCGGCCTCGGCGTGTACGACGCGGAGGAGTGCGCGGAGATCTTCGCGATGCTCAGACCCCTGCGCGTCTCGGCACACGACTTCGACGAGGACTGACCCGGGGCACGGGCTCCCCGGGCGCGTGGTTACGCTCGTACGCATGAAAAAGTCCGTGCTGACGCGCTACCGGGTGATGGCCTACGTCACCGGTGTGCTGCTGGTCCTGCTGACCCTGGGCGTGATCGCCAAGTACCTGCTCGACATGGACGGGGCGGACGGCTTCACCCGCGTCGTGGGCATCGCGCACGGCTGGCTGTACATCCTGTACCTCGTCTTCGCCTTCGATCTGGGCTCGAAGGCGAAGTGGCCGGTCGCCAAGCAGATCTGGGTGCTGCTGGCCGGGACGGTTCCCACGGCCGCCTTCTTCGTGGAGCGGAAGATCAGCCGCGAGGTGGAGCCGCTGATCACCGAGGGCGCTCCGGTGGCCGCCAAGGCGTAACCTCACCGCCGCACGGACACACGTGCGGCGGTCGGCCATCGACATTTACTAGGACGTCCAAGTAAATTTGTGGCATGGACGCTGACGCCATCGAAGAGGGCCGCCGACGCTGGCAGGCCCGGTACGACGCCTCGCGCACGCGGGAGGCCGACTTCACCACGCTCTCCGGGGACGCGGTGGAGCCGGTGTACGGACCACGGCCGGGGGACAGGTACGACGGCTTCGAGCGGATCGGGTGGCCGGGGGAGTACCCCTTCACGCGTGGCCTGTACCCGACCGGCTACCGCGGGCGTACCTGGACCATCCGGCAGTTCGCCGGGTTCGGCAACGCCGAGCAGACCAACGAGCGCTACAAGAAGATCCTGGCCAACGGCGGTGGCGGGCTGTCCGTGGCCTTCGACATGCCGACACTGATGGGGCGCGACTCCGACGACCCGCGGTCGCTGGGCGAGGTCGGGCACTGCGGTGTCGCCATCGACTCCGCCGCCGACATGGAGGTCCTGTTCCAGGACATCCCGCTGGGCGACGTCACCACCTCGATGACCATCAGCGGGCCCGCCGTGCCCGTCTTCTGCATGTACCTCGTCGCCGCCGAGCGGCAGGGCGTCGACCCGGGCGTCCTCAACGGCACCCTCCAGACCGACATCTTCAAGGAGTACATCGCCCAGAAGGAGTGGCTCTTCCAGCCCGAGCCGCACCTGCGCCTGATCGGCGACCTGATGGAGTACTGCGCGGCCGGCATCCCCGCCTACAAGCCGCTGTCGGTCTCCGGCTACCACATCCGCGAGGCCGGTTCGACGGCCGCGCAGGAGCTGGCGTACACCCTCGCGGACGGGTTCGGGTACGTGGAGCTGGGGCTCAGCCGCGGCATGGACGTGGACGTCTTCGCGCCCGGACTGTCCTTCTTCTTCGACGCGCACGTCGACTTCTTCGAGGAGATCGCCAAGTTCCGCGCGGCCCGCAGGATCTGGGCACGGTGGATGCGGGACGTGTACGGGGCGAAGAGCGACAAGGCGCAGTGGCTGCGCTTCCACACCCAGACCGCCGGGGTCTCGCTGACCGCGCAGCAGCCGTACAACAACGTCGTACGGACAGCGGTGGAGGCGCTCGCGGCGGTGCTCGGCGGCACCAACTCGCTGCACACCAACGCCCTGGACGAGACGCTCGCGCTGCCCTCCGAGCAGGCCGCGGAGATCGCGCTGCGCACGCAGCAGGTGCTGATGGAGGAGACCGGCGTCGCCAACGTGGCCGACCCGCTGGGCGGTTCCTGGTACGTCGAGCAGCTGACCGACCGGATCGAGGCGGACGCGGAGAAGATCTTCGAGCGGATCAGGGAACGGGGCCTCCGGGCGCACCCGGACGGGCGGCACCCCATCGGGCCGGTCACCTCCGGGATCCTGCGCGGGATCGAGGACGGCTGGTTCACCGGTGAGATCGCCGAGTCCGCGTTCCGCTACCAGCAGGCCCTGGAGAAGGGTGAGAAGCGGGTCGTCGGCGTCAACGTCCACACCGGCTCGGTGACCGGCGACCTGGAGATCCTGCGGGTCAGCCACGAGGTGGAGCGGGACCAGGTGCGGGCGCTGGGCGCGCGCAGGTCCGCGCGGGACGACTCCGCCGTACGGTCCGCCCTGGACGCGATGCTCGCGGCCGCGCGCACCGGCGGCAACATGATCGAGCCGATGCTGGAGGCGGTACGGGCCGAGGCGACGCTGGGCGAGATCTGCGGGGTGCTGCGGGACGAGTGGGGGGTGTACACGGAACCGGCGGGGTTCTGACCGGCTAGTCCGTTCCCGTTCCCGTTCCCGTTCCTGCTGTCCCTTCCGCTCCCGCACCCGAGAGGCCCAGCAGCAGCACCCTGGTGAAGCCGCGGACCCACTCCTCGTCCGCCGGTTCCGCGCTCACCAGGGTGCGGTGGACCACCGCGCCGGCGACCACGTCGAAGATGAGGTCCACCGTGCGGGCCGCTTCCCGCGGGTCGGACGCCGGCGGCAGTTCGCCGCGTCGCTGGGCCCGGCGGCGGCCCTCCAGGACCAGGCGTTTCTGGCGGTCCACGATGGAGGCGCGGATGCGTTCGCGCAGGGCGTCGTCGCGGGTCGACTCCGCGACCACCGCCATCAGGCCGCTCTTCGCCTCCGGGCGGGCCAGGATCGCCGCGAACTGGAGGACCACGCCCTCTATGTCGGCGGCGAGGGTGCCGCAGTCGGGGAGTTCCAGCTCGTCGAAGAGTTCCGCCACCGCGTCGACGACCAGCTCGTTCTTGCCGGCCCAGCGCCGGTACAGCGTCGTCTTCGCCACCCCGGCGCGCGTCGCCACGTCCCCGAGCGTGAGCTTCGACCAGCCCAGCTCCACCAGCGCCGCCCGGGTGGCCGCGAGGATCGCGGTGTCCGCGGTGGGGCTGCGGGGGCGTCCGGCGGCGCGCGGGACGGAGGTGCGGCTCTGCATCCCCTGACCATAAACCGACGGTTGGGACGCGTCCGTGAGGGAGATCACCGGGGGTGGGTGGCCCGGAGGGACCCGGCGCCATTACGCTACGACCCGTAGCGAAACCACTGGTGCGGGGTGGGGACCCGGCGCGGAGGAGCACGTGGCACGACCGGCTTTCACAGCGCTTTTCACACGCGGGCGCGAACGGGGGAGGATAGACGCATGCAGCCACGGAACATGTCCATGAGCGGAGTCGTCGACCTCGCCGCGGTGAAGGCGGCCCAGGAGGCCAAGGCGAAGGCGGAGCAGGCGCGCGCCGAAGCGGCCCGACAGGGCGGCGGGCCGGGAGGGATCTCCCCGGCCGATCTCGTCATCGACGTCGATGAGGCGGGGTTCGAGCAGGACGTCCTGCAGCGCTCCGCCGAGGTGCCCGTCGTCATCGACTTCTGGGCGGAGTGGTGTCAGCCCTGCAAGCAGCTGAGCCCCGTCCTGGAGCGGCTCGCCGTCGAGTACAACGGGCGCTTCCTCCTCGCCAAGATCGATGTCGACGCCAACCAGATGTTGATGCAGCAGTTCGGGGTCCAGGGGATCCCGGCCGTCTTCGCGGTGGTCGCGGGACAGGCCCTGCCGCTCTTCCAGGGCGCCGCCGGTGAGGCGCAGATCCGGCAGACCCTGGACCAGCTGGTGCAGGTCGCCGAGCAGCGCTTCGGCCTGACCGGCCTGGTGGTCGACCCGGACGCCGAGCCGGGCGCGGTCGCCGAGACCGCTCCCGCGCCGACGCCGGCCGGACCGTACGACGCGCTCCTCGAAGCCGCCGTACACGCCCTGGACGCGGGCGACTTCGGCGGTGCCGTCCAGGCCTACAAGAACGTCTTGGCCGACGACCCGGGCAACACGGAGGCCCGACTGGGTCTGGCCCAGGCCGAGTTGCTCCAGCGGGTGCAGGGACTGGACGCGCAGCAGGTGCGCAAGGAGGCGGCCGAGAAGCCCGGCGACCCCGAGGCGCAGATCGCCGCCGCCGACCTGGATCTGGTGGGCGGTCACGTGGAGGACGCCTTCGGCCGGCTCATCGACACCGTGCGCCGCACGGCGGGTGACGACCGGGAGGCCGTGCGGGTGCGGCTGCTGGAGCTGTTCGACGTCGTCGGCGCCGACGATCCCCGGGTGGCGGCGGCGCGCAGGGCGCTGGCGCGCGCCCTGTTCTGACCGGCGCGGCGGTCCGGTTTCTGACCAGTCGCTAAACCTCCTGCCATGTGATGCCCGAGTGAAGATTGGCCCACAGGGGCCGGTGCGGCCGCGCTTTGCCAAATCTTGGCAATCGCGGCCGCTGTTACTTGCAGTAAGTCAGAGGCGTTGATCTGTCGCTTTCTGTCCAATGATCAACAGCTTTGTCACGCCCCTGTCTGACACCGAGCGTCGCCGACCGAGACCAGCGGGTCGTTGTTCGGTTATCCGGCCGTTACTAGCGAGTAACGAACCCCCTTGTGTCGACGGCGAGAATGCACCACGATCGGCGACGCTCGGTCCAATCCCGTACCCCGACAGCCGGTTGGGTCGACGGGAACCCAGGGTCCCCACCGAGCAGAGCCGGCGGCAGTGGCGCCGGCTCTTGGGCAGGGGGGTCTTCGCCGCTCGGCGAAGCCTGTCCAGCAGGGTTGTGCGTGATGCGTGTCAGGCGCGACCAGTGGTTGTCGCTCGGGGGTGATCGCCGGTGATTCGGGTGCGGTTCGCGCCACCGAGTACAGGCGCTCCCCTTCCCGAGGACGTAGCACTTCTCCCATCCCTGCCCGGCTGAGCCGTCGACCCGACAGGGGAAGCCAGGGCCAGGAGATGTACGTCCGAGAAGGAGGAAATATGGAGTCCCAGGTGCGTGGCGGGACCAGATGGAAGCGGTTCGCTGTGGTCATGGTGCCCAGCGTTGCCGCCACGGCATGTATAGGTATCGCTCTCGCGCAGGGCGCCCTCGCCGCGTCGTTCAGCGTGTCGGGGCAGTCGTTCAAGGTGACGGCCGACCGGATCGAGGGCACGGGCTTCTCGCAGTACGGAGCCATCGACTCGGGGTACACCCTCGACGGCAAGAAGACGGCTCACCCCGTCGCGGTCTCGGCCTTCGAGAAGGCCTCGATCACGAACATGTGCCAGTCGGTCGTCACCCCGAACATCCCGCTGCTCGGGTCGGTCAGCCTCACGCTGAGCGCGGGCGGCAAGGGCACGCCGGTCCAGGCGGACAACCTCTACATCGACGTCGAGGAACTCGAGGCGAACGCCACCTTCGAGAACATCGACATCGGTGTGGCCGGCAAGGACCTCAGCAAGGGTCCGGGCATCAAGAGCGGTGACACCGCCAACCCGTTCGGGTTCGGCCAGCAGGCCACCAGGGCCACGCTGACCGACGTGAAGCAGACGGCGTGGGCGACCACCGCCGGCACCTTCAAGCTCAGCGGTCTGAAGATGTCGCTGTCGAAGGGCGTCAAGGAGTGCTACTGAGCACTCACTGACGGGCGGGGGAGCCGGTGGCCTCCCCGCCCGTCCACTCTGCGAACCGCAGAACCACTCACCACAGCAAAGCCGTTCCAGGGAGCTGTTTTTCCATGAGCGCCGAGACTCCTGCCGCGCCCGGTCGCGATGAGCACTATCTCCGGGTCTTCCAGCGGAACTTCCGCGCCTGGCGGGGCACTCGGCCGTTCTGGGCCGGGCTGTTCGTCCTGCTCGCCGGACTCCCCATCGCCTACTTCCCGTACGCGAACCTTCAGATCGGTCACCTGACGCTGACCATGGCCACCACGGCCGGCGCGGGTTCCCTGATCATCGGCGTGCTGCTCGCCGTCCTGGGCGTCAGCCTCTGGTTCCAGAAGCACGTACGCACCTTCGCGGGCGTCGCGGCGATCCTGCTGGGACTGGTGTCCCTTCCGGTGTCCAACTTCGGCGGTTTCATCGTCGGCTTCCTCCTCGCCCTCGTCGGCGGGGCGATGGCCGTGGCCTGGGTGCCGGGCGAGCCGCTCACGCCGCCGGCGCCGGGAGTGCCCGCGCAGGAGAGCGATGCTCCCGAGGCCGCGGGCCCGGCGGTGTCGTTCGCCAAGGACGCCCCGCCCGCCGCGGACAGCGACCCCGGCACCGCGGTGCCCCAGCCCGTGCACGACCTCGGCGAGCCGAACGATCTGTCAGGAACGATCCCGGTCAACGGGGCGAACGGGAGGCACAGTGCCGGCTGACGAGGTGACCCACGGGATGGACGTGGACGCGTCCCGTGTGAGAACCGGGCCGCGCCACGCGGCACCCAAGAAGCCGCTGTTCACCAGGCTCCACGTGCCGGCCGGCAAGGCGATAGCCCTGGCGGCCATGCCGACCGCGGTCCTCATGGGGATGGGGTTCACACCCACGCTCGCGCTGGCCGACGACCAGCCCACGTCCAGGAGCCTGACGGCCGACGAGTACAAGGACTGCCTCACGGCACTGGAGGACGGCGCCTCGGCGTCGGACGGCCCCTCGCCGTCCGCCTCGCCGAGCGACGGCTCCGAGGACCCGTCCGACGACTCCACGGACTCCCCGGACACCGGCACCGCCGAGCCCAGCCCGTCCGCCTCCCCGGGCGGCGACGGCTCCTCGGGCGGCGACGGCCCGGGATCCCCGGACGACTCCCCTTCGCCGGATTCAGGTTCCGGCGACGAGGCCGACCCCGCCCCCGCGCCCTCGGCCTCCGCCTCCGCCTCGCCGGAGGGGGACGGCGGCTCGGCGTCCGGCACCGGCACCGCGTCGCCCTCGCCCTCCGAGAGCGACGGCAACCTGCTGGAGGAGATCGGCGACGCGATCACCGGTGTCTTCACCGGCGGCACCAAGGCGACGGAGAGCGCGAGTCCGAGCCCGTCCGCGACCCCGTCCGCGTCGGAGAGCCCGGCCGGTTCGGACGGTCCGGCGGGCGCCGGCAAGGACCTCGACGCCGTCGAGGACACGGCCGAGAAGGTCACCGACCCGGTCGGCGACACCGGGAAGGACGCCACGGACAGCGCGTCCGAGGCGGCCGAGGACACCACAGAGGCCGTCGAGGAGCCTGCCGCGAGCGCCTCCCCGGACGCCACGTCCTCGCCCAGCCCGTCCGCGAGCCCCTCCACGGACGCGGAGGACTGCCCGGTCGCCACGGAGGCGGAGAGCGGCATCGACAACGCCGTCCCGCTGCCGGACGCGCCCTGGTACCTGAACGCCAGCTCGCTGACGCTCAAGGGCGCCGACTACAAGGGCGTCGTCGAGGTGAAGACCGCCGGCGGCCAGGTCAAGAAGGTCCTGAAGTACGTCATCTCCGACGGGACCGACATCGGCGACCTGCACCAGACGGTGCAGGACAAGCAGTCCGGGAAGACCTACCACGTGCAGGCGGGCAAGGGCACGACGTCCACCATCCGTGACGGCGACACGATCATGTACACGGAGAGCATCTCCGGGAACCTGTTCGGGCTGATCCCGATCACCTTCGATCCGGAGCACCCGCCGCCGCTGAACATCCCCCTGATCTACTTCACCAACGCGAAGGTCCAGCAGGCCGGCCAGTTCGGCGGCACGCTGACCGTTCCCGGGCTGCACCAGTACACGACCTGACCGGCTGAGCGTCATCGTCGACGGCCTTTTCCGGGAGCCGCCAGAAACTGTGCCCCGCCGGACACCCGTCCGGCGGGGCACAGTCCTGTCCTGCGCGCGGCGGCCCGGGGGTGCACCCGGCGGCAGCCGCTGACCGCGTGGAACGCCGAGGGCGCCCCCTGTCGCAGGGGGCGCCCTCGGCGTCGCGCACAGTCAGCCGCGGCCGGTCAGTTGCCGTCGCCGCCGCCGAGGTGGTGGACGCGGAGCATGTTCGTCGTGCCCGCCACGCCGGGGGGCGAGCCCGCGGTGATGATGACGATGTCGCCCGGGTTGAAGCGCTTGGTCTTGGTGATCTCCTGGTCGACCAGGTCGACCATCTCGTCGGTGCTGTTCACGAACGGCACGACGTGCGACTCCACGCCCCAGCTCAGCGTGAGCTGGTTGCGGGTGCTCTCGTCGGTGGTGAAGGCGATGATCGGCTGGACCGCGCGGTAGCGCGACAGGCGCCGGGCGGTGTCGCCGGACTGGGTGAAGGCCACCAGGCCCCGTCCGCCGAGGAAGTCGGCGATCTCGCACGCGGCACGCGCGACCGAACCGCCCTGCGTACGCGGCTTCTTGCCGGGGACGAGCGGCTGCAGGCCCTTGGACATCAGCTCCTGCTCGGCCGCGGTGACGATCTTCGACATCGTCTTCACGGTCTCGATCGGGTACGCGCCCACCGAGGACTCCGCCGACAGCATGACCGCGTCCGCGCCGTCCAGGATCGCGTTCGCCACGTCGGAGGCCTCGGCGCGGGTCGGGCGGGAGTTGGTGATCATCGACTCCATCATCTGGGTCGCCACGATCACCGGCTTGGCGTTGCGCCGGCACAGCTCGATCAGGCGCTTCTGCACCATGGGGACCTTCTCGAGCGGATACTCGACGGCCAGGTCGCCACGGGCGACCATCACGCCGTCGAACGCCATCACGACGTCCTCCATGTTCTCCACCGCCTGCGGCTTCTCCACCTTGGCGATGACGGGGACCCGGCGGCCCTCCTCGTCCATGACCTTGTGGACGTCGGCGACGTCCTTGGCGTCCCGGACGAAGGACAGGGCGACCAGGTCGCAGCCCATGCGCAGCGCGAAGCGCAGGTCCTCGATGTCCTTCTCGGACAGGGCCGGCACGTTCACGGCCGCGCCGGGCAGGTTGATGCCCTTGTGGTCGGAGACGACACCGCCCTCGATGACGATCGTCCTCACCTTCGGGCCCTCGACCTCGGTGACCTTCAGCTCGACGTTGCCGTCGTTGATGAGGATCTGGTCGCCCTTGGTGACGTCACCGGGCAGGCCCTTGTAGGTGGTCCCGCAGATCTGCTTGTCACCGGCGACGTCCTCGGTGGTGATGACGAACGCGTCACCGCGCTCCAGCTCGACCGGACCCTCGGCGAAGGTCTCCAGCCGGATCTTCGGGCCCTGGAGGTCGGCGAGGACACCGATGGCCCGGCCGGTCTCCTTGGCGGCGGCACGGACGCGGTCGTACCGCCCCTGGTGCTCGGCGTGCGTGCCGTGGCTGAAGTTGAAGCGGGCCACATTCATGCCGGCTTCGATCAGCGACACGAGTTGTTCGTGGGAGTCGACCGCGGGGCCGAGAGTACAGACGATTTTGGAACGGCGCATGGGGCGATCCTATCGGTTTGTTTCGCTACGGAATATTCCGTCTGGCGGAAGATACAAATGGGCGGCTTCGCGCTCAGGCGTGTTACTGCCGTGTATTGCTCGCTGTTCTGCTCAGTCGTTCTTTCCGACCAGCGCGTAGGTCTGTGTGGCGATCTCCAGTTCTTCGTCGGTCGGCACCACGGCGACGGCCACCCGCGCGTGCGCGGGCGAGATCAACCGCGGCTCGTCACCGCGTACGGCGTTGAGCGCGCCGTCCACCGTGAGGCCCAGCTCCTCCAGGCCCGCGACGGCAGCTTCCCGCACGTGACTCGCGTTCTCCCCGACTCCCGCTGTGAAGGCGATCGCGTCCACGCGTCCGAGCACGGCGTAATAGGCGCCTATGTACTTCTTCAGCCGGTGAATGTAGATGTCGAAGGCGAGCTGTGCCTGTTCGTCGCCCTCGTCGACCCGGCGGCGGATCTCCCGCATGTCGTTGTCCCCGCACAGACCGATCAATCCGCTCTTCTTGTTGAGAAGAGTGTCGATCTCGTCCGTGGACATTTTGCCAACGCGCATCAAATGGAAGATGACGGCCGGGTCCATGTCTCCGGAGCGCGTACCCATCACGAGCCCCTCCAAAGGCGTCAGTCCCATGGAGGTCTCCACACACCTTCCGCCGCGCACGGCGGAGGCGGACGCTCCGTTGCCGAGGTGCAGCACGATCACGTTCACCTCCTCCGGGGCCTTGCCCAGCAGTTCGGCCGTGGCCCGGGACACGTACGCGTGCGAGGTCCCGTGGAAGCCGTAGCGCCGGATGCGGTGCTCGTCGGCGGTGCGCACGTCGATCGCGTAGCGGGCGGCCGACTCCGGCATCGTGGTGTGGAAGGCGGTGTCGAAGACGGCGACCTGGGGCAGGTCCGGGCGCAGGGCCTGGGCGGTGCGGATGCCGGTGAGGTTGGCCGGGTTGTGCAGGGGAGCCACCGGGATCAGGCGCTCGATCTCGGCGAGCACCGTGTCGTCGATCACGGTCGGCTCGGTGAAGTGCTTTCCGCCGTGCACCACCCGGTGCCCGATCGCGGCCAGCTGTGGCGAGTCCAGCCCGAGCCCGTCCTTGGACAGTTCCTCCGCCACGGCCTTCAGGGCGGCCTCGTGGTCGGCGATCGGGCCGGTCCGCTCACGGGCCTCGCCCGTGGTCAGCGGCGTGTGGGTGAGCCGGGAGGTCTCCTCGCCGATGCGCTCGACGAGCCCCACGGCCAGCCGGCTGCTGTCCGCCATGTCGAGCAGCTGGTACTTCACCGACGACGAACCGGAGTTGAGGACGAGGACGCGGGACGAGCTCACTGGGCGGACGCCTTCTCGATCGGGGACGGGGCGGAGGACTGGGCCTGGATGGCCGTGATGGCGACGGTGTTGACGATGTCCTGGACGAGCGCGCCCCGGGACAGGTCGTTGACCGGCTTGCGCAGACCCTGGAGCACCGGCCCGACGGCGATCGCGCCGGCCGACCGCTGCACGGCCTTGTAGGTGTTGTTGCCGGTGTTCAGGTCGGGGAAGATCAGCACGCTGGCCTGGCCGGCGACCTTCGACCCGGGCAGCTTGGTCGCCGCGACCGTCGGCTCCACGGCCGCGTCGTACTGGATCGGCCCCTCGATCTTCAGGTCGGTCCGCCGCTGCCGCACCAGCTCCGTCGCCTCGCGCACCTTGTCGACGTCGGCGCCCGACCCGGACGTACCCGTCGAGTACGACAGCATCGCGATCCGCGCGTCCACGCCGAACTGCTCGGCGGTGGCGGCCGACTGGATGGCGATGTCGGCGAGCTGCTCGGCGTTCGGGTCGGGGTTCACGGCGCAGTCGCCGTAGACGAGGACCTTGTCGGCGAGGCACATGAAGAAGACCGAGGAGACGATGCCGGCGTCCGGCCTGGTCTTGATGATCTCGAAGGCGGGCCGGATGGTCGCGGCCGTGGAGTGCACCGAGCCCGACACCATGCCGTCGGCGAGGCCCTCCTGGACCATCAGCGTGCCGAAGTAGTTCACGTCCGAGACCACGTCGTACGCCAGCTCCACGGTGACGCCCTTGTGGGCGCGCAGGGCCGCGTACTTCTCGGCGAAGGCGTCCCGCAGCTCGCTGGTGGCCGGGTCGATCACCTGGCAGTCGCCCAGGTCGATGCCGAGGTCGGCGGCCTTCTTGCGGATCTGGTCGACCGGGCCGAGCAGGGTGAGGTCGCACACCCCGCGGCGCAGCAGCACCTCCGCCGCGTGCAGGACGCGCGGCTCGGTGCCCTCGGGCAGCACGACGCGCCGCCGGTCCGAGCGGGCCTGCTCCAGCAGCTTGTGCTCGAACATCATCGGGGTGACGCGGTCGCTGCTCGGCGCGGAGACGCGCCGGTTGAGGTCGGCGGTGTCGACGTACCGCTCGAACAGGCCGAGCGCGGTCTCCGCCTTGCGCGGGGTGGCCGCGTTCAGCTTCCCCTCCAGGGAGAAGAGCTCGGCGGCGGTGGGGAAGCTGTTGCCGGCCACCGACAGCACCGGGGTGCCGGGGGCGAGGCGGGCGGCCAGGGTGAGGATGTCGTCGCCCGGGACCTCGCCCAGGGTGAGCAGCACGCCGGCGATCGGCGGGGTGCCGGCGCTGTGCGCGGCCAGCGAGCCGACGACCAGGTCGGCGCGGTCGCCGGGGGTGACCACCAGGCAGCCCGGGGTCAGGGCGCCGAGGAAGTTCGGCAGCATCGCGCCGCCGAAGACGAAGTCGAGCGCGTCCCGGGCCAGCCCCGAGTCGTCGCCGAGGACGACCTTGGCGCCGAGGGCGTGCGCGATCTGCGCGACGGTCGGCGCGGACAGGGCGGGCTCGTCCGGGACCACGGAGCAGGGCACCGGGAGGCGGTTCGCGAGCCGCTCGGCTATCTCGTCCCGGTCGGCGCGGGCCACCCGGTTGGTCACCATGGCGAGGACGTCGCAGCCGAGGCCGTCGTAGGCGCGATAGGCGTTGCGGGTCTCGGCGAGCACGGACTCCGCGGTCTGGCCCCGGCCGCCCACCACCGGGATCACGGAGGCACCGAACTCGTTGGCCAGCCGGGCGTTGAGGGCGAGTTCGTCCGGGAACTGGGTGTCGGCGAAGTCGGTGCCGAGGACCAGGACGACGTCGTAGTCCCGGGCGACCCGGTGGAAGCGGTCGACGAGCCCCGACACCAGCTCGTCCGCGCCGCGCTCGGCCTGGAGGGCGGAGGCCTCGTGGTAGTCCATGCCGTAGACCGTCGCCGGGTCCTGGGTCAGCCGGTACCGGGCCCGCAGCAGCTCGAACAGGCGATCGGGGCCGTCGTGGACGAGGGGACGGAACACGCCGACCCGGTCGATCTGCCGGGTCAGGAGCTCCATGACCCCCAGTTCGACGACCTGGCGGCCGTCGCCGCGGTCGATACCGGTCACGTACACGCTGCGGGTCACGCGTGTTCTCCGTTTCGTCTTCGGGTGCTCGGGCGGCCATAAAAAGCGCCCACCGAGGTGAGCGGAACCCTCTTGACAATACCTCTCGCGATAGATAAGGCGCCCGTCAACAGCGGATGCGGCACCGTCCGGTGGGGCATGAAACAATCGGATCTGGCTCACCGGTATCAACAGCGAGCAGGAGACACAGCACGATGCGTATCGGAGTTCTCACCGCAGGCGGCGACTGCCCCGGCCTGAACGCCGTGATCCGGTCGGTCGTGCACCGAGCGGTCGACAATTACGGCGACGAGGTCATCGGCTTCGAGGACGGGTACGCCGGTCTCCTCGACGGCCACTACCGCACCCTCGACCTCGACGCGGTCAGCGGCATCCTGGCCCGCGGCGGCACCATCCTCGGCTCCTCCCGTCTCCAGCGCGACCGTCTGCGCGAGGCCTGCGAGAACGCGTACGACATCGCGCGCGACTTCGGGATCGACGCGCTGATCCCGATCGGCGGCGAGGGCACGCTGACGGCGGCGCGGATGCTGGCCGACGCGGGTCTGCCGGTGGTCGGTGTCCCCAAGACCATCGACAACGACATCTCGTCCACCGACCGCACCTTCGGCTTCGACACCGCCGTCGGCGTCGCCACGGAGGCGATGGACCGTCTGAAGACCACCGCCGAGTCCCACCAGCGTGTGATGGTCGTCGAGGTCATGGGCCGGCACGCGGGCTGGATCGCCCTGGAGTCCGGCATGGCCGCCGGCGCCCACGGCATCTGCCTGCCGGAGCGGCCGTTCGACCCCGCCGACCTGGTCAAGATGGTCGAGGAGCGCTTCGCCCGCGGCAAGAAGTTCGCGGTGATCTGCGTCGCCGAGGGCGCCCACCCCGCCGAGGGCTCCATGGACTACGGCAAGGGCGACATCGACCAGTTCGGCCACGAGCGCTTCCAGGGCATCGGTACGGCGCTGGCGTAC carries:
- the pyk gene encoding pyruvate kinase, whose translation is MRRSKIVCTLGPAVDSHEQLVSLIEAGMNVARFNFSHGTHAEHQGRYDRVRAAAKETGRAIGVLADLQGPKIRLETFAEGPVELERGDAFVITTEDVAGDKQICGTTYKGLPGDVTKGDQILINDGNVELKVTEVEGPKVRTIVIEGGVVSDHKGINLPGAAVNVPALSEKDIEDLRFALRMGCDLVALSFVRDAKDVADVHKVMDEEGRRVPVIAKVEKPQAVENMEDVVMAFDGVMVARGDLAVEYPLEKVPMVQKRLIELCRRNAKPVIVATQMMESMITNSRPTRAEASDVANAILDGADAVMLSAESSVGAYPIETVKTMSKIVTAAEQELMSKGLQPLVPGKKPRTQGGSVARAACEIADFLGGRGLVAFTQSGDTARRLSRYRAVQPIIAFTTDESTRNQLTLSWGVESHVVPFVNSTDEMVDLVDQEITKTKRFNPGDIVIITAGSPPGVAGTTNMLRVHHLGGGDGN
- the pta gene encoding phosphate acetyltransferase codes for the protein MTRSVYVTGIDRGDGRQVVELGVMELLTRQIDRVGVFRPLVHDGPDRLFELLRARYRLTQDPATVYGMDYHEASALQAERGADELVSGLVDRFHRVARDYDVVLVLGTDFADTQFPDELALNARLANEFGASVIPVVGGRGQTAESVLAETRNAYRAYDGLGCDVLAMVTNRVARADRDEIAERLANRLPVPCSVVPDEPALSAPTVAQIAHALGAKVVLGDDSGLARDALDFVFGGAMLPNFLGALTPGCLVVTPGDRADLVVGSLAAHSAGTPPIAGVLLTLGEVPGDDILTLAARLAPGTPVLSVAGNSFPTAAELFSLEGKLNAATPRKAETALGLFERYVDTADLNRRVSAPSSDRVTPMMFEHKLLEQARSDRRRVVLPEGTEPRVLHAAEVLLRRGVCDLTLLGPVDQIRKKAADLGIDLGDCQVIDPATSELRDAFAEKYAALRAHKGVTVELAYDVVSDVNYFGTLMVQEGLADGMVSGSVHSTAATIRPAFEIIKTRPDAGIVSSVFFMCLADKVLVYGDCAVNPDPNAEQLADIAIQSAATAEQFGVDARIAMLSYSTGTSGSGADVDKVREATELVRQRRTDLKIEGPIQYDAAVEPTVAATKLPGSKVAGQASVLIFPDLNTGNNTYKAVQRSAGAIAVGPVLQGLRKPVNDLSRGALVQDIVNTVAITAIQAQSSAPSPIEKASAQ
- a CDS encoding acetate kinase, translating into MSSSRVLVLNSGSSSVKYQLLDMADSSRLAVGLVERIGEETSRLTHTPLTTGEARERTGPIADHEAALKAVAEELSKDGLGLDSPQLAAIGHRVVHGGKHFTEPTVIDDTVLAEIERLIPVAPLHNPANLTGIRTAQALRPDLPQVAVFDTAFHTTMPESAARYAIDVRTADEHRIRRYGFHGTSHAYVSRATAELLGKAPEEVNVIVLHLGNGASASAVRGGRCVETSMGLTPLEGLVMGTRSGDMDPAVIFHLMRVGKMSTDEIDTLLNKKSGLIGLCGDNDMREIRRRVDEGDEQAQLAFDIYIHRLKKYIGAYYAVLGRVDAIAFTAGVGENASHVREAAVAGLEELGLTVDGALNAVRGDEPRLISPAHARVAVAVVPTDEELEIATQTYALVGKND
- a CDS encoding ATP-dependent 6-phosphofructokinase; the protein is MRIGVLTAGGDCPGLNAVIRSVVHRAVDNYGDEVIGFEDGYAGLLDGHYRTLDLDAVSGILARGGTILGSSRLQRDRLREACENAYDIARDFGIDALIPIGGEGTLTAARMLADAGLPVVGVPKTIDNDISSTDRTFGFDTAVGVATEAMDRLKTTAESHQRVMVVEVMGRHAGWIALESGMAAGAHGICLPERPFDPADLVKMVEERFARGKKFAVICVAEGAHPAEGSMDYGKGDIDQFGHERFQGIGTALAYELERRLGKEAKPVILGHVQRGGTPTAYDRVLATRFGWHAVEAAHRGDFGRMTALRGNDVVMVPLAEAVTELKRVPKDRMDEVESVF